Proteins encoded by one window of Elaeis guineensis isolate ETL-2024a chromosome 12, EG11, whole genome shotgun sequence:
- the LOC105035079 gene encoding protein LITTLE ZIPPER 1 codes for MCSNTMNSIQEYQSSLLFRQISKKSRVRLSLAARMRRLRRRRGSRKEEKEQHKLGSNMEMVNLKLYLENRCIMEENERLREKALLLRRENQALLSHLRINNFTTITTTTTTTTLHN; via the exons ATGTGTTCCAACACCATGAACTCCATCCAAGAATATCAATCCTCCCTCCTCTTCAGACAAATCTCCAAGAAGTCTAGAGTTCGACTTTCGCTTGCTGCAAGGATGAGGAG GTtgcgaagaagaagaggaagtagGAAGGAAGAGAAAGAACAACACAAGCTGGGCTCAAATATGGAGATGGTGAATCTAAAGCTTTACTTGGAGAACCGATGCATCATGGAGGAGAATGAGAGGCTGAGGGAGAAAGCTCTCCTCCTGCGCCGAGAGAACCAAGCTTTGCTCTCCCACCTCCGCATCAACAACTTCACTaccatcaccaccaccaccaccaccacaaccCTTCACAACTAA